In Candidatus Zixiibacteriota bacterium, the DNA window GAGGTTGGTTTAGCAAGTAGGTTGAAGCACCGGCCAAGACAGTTATCGGGTGGTGAGCAGCAGCGGGTAGCGGTGGCCAGAGCGTTGGTCAACAGACCGGAGGTGGTTATTGCCGATGAACCCTCGGGTAATCTGGATATTAAGACCGGCGAAAAGCTGCACCGATTGCTCTGCGATTTAAACGAAACCCGCGGGACCACTTTCCTGATAGCGACGCATAATTTGGAATTGGCCAAAAGCTGCCGCAGAATTGTAAGATTAGAGGATGGCCTCATGCATGAGGTCACCGAAAAATAGGTAATTACTATGGTTTGCCAGGATTGTAAGAAACAACAGGCGACAGTTCACCTGACACAGATTGTCAACAACGAGAAAATGGTTCTCTCGTTGTGTAAAGACTGCGCCGCCAAGCGTGGATTTCATTCCCCGCTGGATAATGTCCCTTTTCCGCTGGCGGAGATTCTCTCGGGCATAATTCAGCAGCAGTTCCCGCAGAAAACCGAGCCGACCGTGGATATCAGATGCCCCCACTGCGGTCTGACATTCGAGGAATTCACCCATCAGGGAAGATTCGGCTGCGGCGAATGCTATCGTGCCTTTCGTCCCCAACTGGAGACTATCATGCGGAGAATACACGGCTCCTCGCTGCATAAAGGGAAATTGCCCGCCTCCGGCACCAATCAGCCGATTCCGGTCAAAGAGGAGGAGCGCCTTGAGGCGGAACTTAAGAAAGCGATTGATAGTGAAGATTTTGAGCGGGCGGCCGATTTACGGGACAAGTTGAAAAACTTCCGAGAACAATACATGGCTCCGAAGAGCGGAGAATAATTGGTATGTTTGAGGATATGGCGGGAAATTTGACCGGCTGGCTTTCGGGCGTAGGGGAGGAGAGCATGGTGGTACTATCCACCCGCGTTCGACTGGCTCGTAATCTGGCCGGATGCATCTACCCCTCGGCGGCCGACAGCGCCACCCGCGAGAAGGTGGTCGGTTATTTTGATTCGGCTTACGGTCACTCCGAGAAACTCGCCGCAGGGAAATTCCATCGCGCCTCGGAGCTTTCGCGGCAGGACCGCGATTTTCTGATCGAACGGCACCTGATGTCGCCGACTTTCATGCAGGATGACGGCGCCGGAGCCCTCTTTGTCGGCCATCAAGAGCAGATTTCGATTATGATCAATGAGGAAGATCATTTCC includes these proteins:
- a CDS encoding UvrB/UvrC motif-containing protein, whose translation is MVCQDCKKQQATVHLTQIVNNEKMVLSLCKDCAAKRGFHSPLDNVPFPLAEILSGIIQQQFPQKTEPTVDIRCPHCGLTFEEFTHQGRFGCGECYRAFRPQLETIMRRIHGSSLHKGKLPASGTNQPIPVKEEERLEAELKKAIDSEDFERAADLRDKLKNFREQYMAPKSGE